In the genome of Fluviispira vulneris, one region contains:
- a CDS encoding aspartate-semialdehyde dehydrogenase: MLELTIGIVGATGVVGQTAFDILADDFSGFKVKKLKMYASRSSAGKVFNFRNTKVTIEEIHLDSMLECDALLFATDAAISQEYIPKLAEKGILCIDKSSAFRAHPDVPLVVPEVNGHTLSYEKIAKFPVIASPNCCTIPLVMVLKALDEEFSLKRAIVSTYQSVSGAGKPGVETLTEESQSFFVNQDLTCGKSDVFPKSIAFNVMPFVAGILENGDTDEEAKIIAETRKILEKTNLPLAATSVRVPTFVGHGESVTLEFKNKVTTKHVKEILAKFAGLRVIDESSKLEEDDFELFVTPREAHGKDEVYVSRIRTTDVFENGLSLWIVSDNLRKGAALNAIQVINHCALNGTIISLKRK, encoded by the coding sequence ATGTTAGAATTGACCATTGGAATTGTTGGTGCCACCGGAGTTGTTGGGCAAACTGCATTTGATATTCTTGCCGATGATTTTTCAGGATTCAAAGTTAAAAAATTAAAGATGTATGCTTCTCGTAGTTCTGCTGGTAAAGTTTTCAATTTTAGAAATACTAAGGTAACAATTGAAGAAATTCATTTAGATTCTATGCTTGAATGTGATGCATTGTTGTTCGCTACCGATGCAGCTATTTCACAAGAATATATTCCAAAACTTGCTGAGAAAGGTATCCTTTGCATAGATAAATCATCGGCATTTCGCGCTCATCCGGACGTTCCACTCGTTGTGCCAGAAGTCAATGGCCATACACTTTCGTATGAAAAAATTGCAAAATTTCCTGTTATAGCAAGTCCAAATTGCTGTACAATTCCTCTCGTTATGGTTTTAAAAGCTTTAGATGAAGAATTTTCACTTAAACGTGCTATCGTATCAACCTATCAAAGTGTTTCGGGTGCAGGCAAACCTGGAGTGGAAACCCTGACTGAAGAATCCCAAAGCTTTTTTGTCAACCAAGATCTCACCTGCGGCAAATCCGATGTTTTTCCCAAATCAATTGCTTTTAATGTTATGCCATTTGTGGCTGGAATTTTAGAAAATGGCGACACTGACGAAGAAGCAAAAATTATTGCAGAAACACGTAAAATCTTAGAAAAAACAAATCTTCCATTGGCTGCTACTAGTGTGAGAGTGCCAACCTTTGTAGGGCATGGCGAATCTGTTACTTTAGAGTTTAAAAACAAGGTAACAACTAAACATGTTAAAGAAATACTGGCAAAATTTGCAGGTTTGCGCGTGATAGATGAAAGCTCTAAACTTGAAGAAGATGATTTTGAACTATTTGTCACACCACGTGAAGCCCATGGCAAAGATGAAGTTTATGTCAGTCGCATTCGTACGACAGACGTTTTTGAAAATGGCTTATCCCTGTGGATAGTGAGTGATAATTTAAGAAAGGGTGCAGCATTGAATGCAATTCAAGTTATTAATCATTGCGCACTAAATGGAACAATTATTTCTTTAAAAAGAAAATAA
- the pssA gene encoding CDP-diacylglycerol--serine O-phosphatidyltransferase yields the protein MNSDMRDENFNDKGQLNVTSFTEKRRRVKSSIYLLPNLITATSLFFGLLAIKYSIDGRISGEMQNFVFAAYAILAAGICDGLDGSVARLTHTQSSFGVQLDSLCDLVSFGVAPAVVIYNYGLNEFFRLGFCVAFIFAACGALRLARFNVQSSMGRANGNFTGIPIPMAAAPLAVFIMAQQELASWTNVDHAHWEVTLAQALTSVDVRNTTLLIITFLLALGMISTFEYISHKAIRLPRKRPFRVFAAVLIIFALFFNIQFVVSLALLLIIYCSHGPILWLFTRKDRAEEEEELFEAGNNSEES from the coding sequence ATGAATAGCGATATGCGAGATGAAAATTTTAATGACAAAGGACAACTTAATGTAACGTCTTTTACTGAAAAAAGACGGCGTGTCAAATCAAGTATTTATTTGTTGCCCAACCTTATCACTGCCACCTCATTATTTTTTGGTTTACTTGCAATAAAGTACTCCATAGATGGCAGGATAAGTGGAGAAATGCAAAATTTCGTCTTTGCTGCATATGCAATTTTGGCTGCAGGAATATGTGATGGTTTGGACGGTAGTGTTGCGCGGTTAACCCATACTCAAAGTTCATTTGGTGTACAGCTCGACTCTTTGTGTGATCTTGTTTCTTTTGGTGTTGCGCCAGCGGTTGTTATCTATAACTATGGTTTGAATGAATTTTTTAGGCTTGGTTTTTGTGTTGCATTTATTTTTGCAGCCTGTGGAGCTTTACGATTGGCACGTTTTAATGTGCAAAGTTCAATGGGCAGAGCAAACGGTAATTTTACAGGTATCCCTATTCCTATGGCTGCAGCTCCTTTAGCCGTTTTTATTATGGCTCAACAAGAACTCGCAAGTTGGACAAATGTCGATCATGCTCATTGGGAAGTGACTCTTGCGCAGGCATTGACGAGTGTAGATGTAAGAAATACAACTCTTCTCATAATTACTTTTTTATTAGCCCTTGGCATGATCTCAACATTTGAATATATAAGTCATAAGGCAATTCGTTTGCCGAGAAAAAGACCTTTCCGTGTTTTTGCAGCGGTCTTAATTATATTTGCATTATTTTTTAATATTCAATTTGTTGTTTCTTTAGCATTGCTTTTAATTATCTATTGTTCACATGGACCCATTTTATGGTTATTCACACGCAAAGATAGAGCAGAGGAAGAAGAAGAACTTTTTGAAGCTGGAAATAATTCAGAGGAATCTTAA
- the rseP gene encoding RIP metalloprotease RseP, producing MEILQTIFSNTIIAFIILIGVVVFVHELGHFVAGKIFGIQVEEFSIGFGPKAFSIKKGTTDYRINWFPLGGYVRFYGADIEENIPMENREKSILHAKVYKRAIVSFAGPLANFILSFFVLTGISVFGIPQELPVISVLPDSVAESFGLETGDKFLKINEKEVANWSQLSSVISKNAENKLAVVIERDGKDVQLELIPKKEEVETIFGNTQFVGRIGIVNSFNSPNIVVIKDSFFASLGLKSGDKILKINGKETNYLYEVIYAMRRTTNSKSEYTLAQNIKNNKYTPNSPIVFVIERKGENSKTELLTINFKLTDNKLKNWAENYLKHKKLQDIPWAKDLLSTDQTVSLFSELPKGNKLISAQEGWKSCGLSPGDTLYAVEGYGRILSLSQFYIWLDKLTKSAMQQSDKLAKANIKMDVIRANGTQASLNCGIPLRQGVDHLNREHLFLDFPLQFMTQNVALKPVLFKANSILDAFEKGFHSMLSQMSLTLTSIKMLVTGSIPLSNLGGPIAIAGVAGDAAKGGLMTFVFTMAFISINVGMMNLLPLPALDGGALLLHAVESAYGKPLPKSIQLGVQRAGILILLGLFVVVFYNDILRLIRF from the coding sequence ATGGAAATTCTACAGACAATATTTTCAAATACGATTATTGCCTTTATTATTCTTATAGGAGTTGTCGTATTTGTTCATGAGCTTGGACATTTTGTCGCAGGCAAAATTTTTGGAATTCAAGTCGAAGAATTTAGTATAGGTTTTGGACCAAAAGCTTTTTCAATCAAAAAAGGGACTACAGATTACAGAATCAATTGGTTTCCTCTTGGTGGTTATGTTCGATTTTATGGGGCTGATATTGAAGAAAATATTCCCATGGAAAATAGAGAAAAATCTATTTTACATGCAAAAGTTTATAAAAGAGCAATTGTTTCTTTTGCAGGGCCTCTTGCAAATTTTATTTTAAGTTTTTTTGTATTAACTGGAATTAGTGTATTTGGTATTCCTCAGGAACTTCCTGTTATTTCTGTTTTACCTGACTCAGTAGCAGAAAGTTTTGGCTTAGAAACAGGAGATAAATTTCTAAAAATCAATGAAAAAGAGGTAGCAAATTGGTCACAATTGTCATCAGTTATTTCAAAAAATGCAGAAAATAAATTAGCTGTCGTTATTGAAAGAGACGGAAAAGATGTACAGCTCGAACTTATTCCAAAAAAAGAAGAAGTTGAAACTATTTTTGGCAATACACAATTTGTGGGCCGGATAGGCATAGTGAATTCATTTAATTCACCAAATATTGTAGTAATTAAAGACTCATTTTTTGCAAGCTTGGGTTTAAAAAGTGGGGACAAAATTCTTAAAATAAATGGAAAAGAAACTAATTATCTATATGAAGTTATTTATGCAATGCGAAGAACAACAAATTCTAAGTCAGAATATACTCTAGCTCAAAATATTAAAAATAATAAATACACTCCTAATTCTCCAATAGTATTTGTGATTGAACGAAAGGGAGAAAATAGTAAAACAGAGTTATTAACAATTAATTTTAAATTAACAGATAATAAACTAAAAAACTGGGCAGAAAATTATTTAAAACATAAAAAATTGCAAGACATTCCTTGGGCTAAAGATCTTCTTTCAACGGACCAAACCGTTTCCTTATTTTCTGAATTACCAAAAGGAAACAAATTGATATCTGCACAAGAAGGTTGGAAAAGCTGTGGATTAAGTCCAGGAGATACCCTTTATGCTGTAGAAGGATATGGCAGGATTCTTTCTCTGTCTCAATTTTATATTTGGCTCGATAAATTAACAAAAAGTGCTATGCAGCAGAGCGATAAATTAGCCAAAGCAAATATTAAAATGGATGTGATTCGTGCAAATGGCACACAGGCATCATTAAATTGTGGCATTCCTTTGCGCCAGGGCGTTGATCATCTTAATCGAGAACATTTATTTTTGGATTTTCCTTTGCAATTTATGACTCAAAATGTAGCTTTAAAGCCTGTTTTATTTAAAGCAAACTCAATTTTAGATGCGTTTGAAAAAGGCTTTCATTCTATGCTCAGTCAAATGAGCTTGACATTGACAAGCATAAAAATGCTGGTGACAGGTTCCATCCCTTTGTCTAACCTTGGCGGACCAATTGCCATTGCAGGTGTTGCTGGTGATGCAGCTAAAGGTGGATTGATGACTTTTGTTTTTACCATGGCATTTATAAGCATAAATGTTGGAATGATGAATCTCCTGCCTTTACCTGCCCTTGATGGTGGTGCATTGCTGCTACATGCGGTTGAGTCGGCATATGGCAAGCCACTTCCAAAATCAATTCAATTAGGCGTTCAGCGAGCTGGAATACTTATTCTTTTAGGACTTTTTGTTGTGGTATTTTATAATGATATTTTGCGCTTGATACGCTTTTAA
- a CDS encoding isoprenyl transferase, which yields MNSYCDKWNLNPLKLPQHIGIVMDGNGRWATKRVLPRISGHHKGVERVQEITELCGNLGIEALTLFAFSEENWCRPEEEVYGIMGLLRWYIRKEHKRIVEKNVQFRVIGNRIKLSKDIVELIENLEKDTKNNTGMHLCIALSYGAQGEILRAVKKIVKKVQQEELKPNDINEKIFEQSLDTNGLPPLDMFIRTSGEYRVSNFLLWQIAYAELFFDNILWPDFDSEKMVELLHMYSLRERRFGRTSEQIAEKSFNMTLG from the coding sequence ATGAATAGTTATTGTGATAAATGGAACTTAAATCCTCTTAAACTTCCTCAGCACATTGGAATTGTGATGGATGGGAATGGACGTTGGGCTACAAAGCGAGTTCTGCCCCGTATTTCGGGTCATCATAAAGGGGTTGAAAGAGTTCAAGAAATCACAGAACTTTGCGGAAATTTAGGAATAGAAGCTTTAACTCTATTTGCTTTTTCAGAAGAAAATTGGTGCAGGCCAGAAGAAGAAGTATATGGAATTATGGGACTTCTTAGGTGGTATATCCGAAAAGAACACAAACGGATTGTCGAGAAAAATGTTCAATTTAGAGTTATTGGGAATCGCATTAAATTATCTAAAGACATAGTCGAGTTAATTGAGAATTTAGAAAAAGACACAAAAAATAATACAGGTATGCATTTATGCATTGCATTAAGTTATGGTGCGCAAGGGGAAATACTGCGTGCCGTGAAAAAAATTGTCAAAAAAGTTCAGCAAGAAGAACTCAAACCAAATGATATAAATGAAAAGATATTCGAGCAATCTCTAGATACAAACGGTCTTCCTCCATTAGATATGTTTATCAGAACAAGTGGTGAGTATCGTGTCAGCAATTTTTTATTGTGGCAAATAGCATATGCTGAGCTCTTTTTTGACAATATATTGTGGCCAGATTTTGATTCAGAAAAAATGGTAGAGCTGTTACATATGTATTCTTTAAGAGAAAGACGTTTTGGTAGAACGTCTGAGCAAATAGCAGAAAAATCATTCAACATGACTCTTGGCTGA
- the hisS gene encoding histidine--tRNA ligase — protein MANDIQKTKKASLSTQGYRGTRDFFPEDQRLKNYVYTKIHTVMHSFGYEEYNGPIVEHLELYAAKSSEEIVREQLYSFKDKGDRTLAIRPEMTPTLARMIASKQKELTRPIRWYSIPTCMRFERPQRGRLREFDQLNVDLFGGIPLDEDVEIILTAIEVLKSVGATDDQFTVKVNHRGIINAFLDHNLSVSKDIIPQLLRLLDKRDKISSEVFHAECKKLELDEKKIQSLEVFLNSSIEEIIQILKENSLDAVELKKRIDILKELTNSHCVKFSPDIMRGFDYYTGMVFEVFDNHPDNNRALFGGGRYDNLVGAFGGDELPGIGYGMGDVAILNFMESHNLTPKLKKETDVCVLRFSENDRLDSLKIATILRNYQIKVEAPVAQSKFGKQIQNAEKSGAKAVVFRGNDELQNNLFAVKWLNSGEQETFANEKKGYEQFIHKLKNI, from the coding sequence ATGGCAAATGATATCCAAAAGACTAAAAAAGCAAGTTTGAGCACTCAAGGTTATAGAGGAACTCGAGACTTTTTTCCTGAAGATCAACGCTTAAAAAATTACGTTTACACAAAAATTCACACTGTCATGCATTCTTTTGGATATGAAGAATATAACGGCCCTATTGTTGAGCATCTAGAACTTTATGCAGCAAAATCAAGTGAAGAAATTGTTCGCGAGCAACTTTATTCTTTTAAAGATAAAGGAGATAGAACTCTTGCCATTCGTCCCGAAATGACACCAACTCTTGCAAGAATGATAGCCTCTAAACAAAAAGAGCTTACTCGCCCAATCCGTTGGTACAGTATTCCGACCTGCATGCGTTTTGAACGCCCGCAACGCGGCAGATTGCGTGAATTTGATCAACTCAATGTTGACTTATTCGGTGGCATCCCACTCGATGAAGATGTGGAAATTATCCTCACTGCTATTGAAGTTCTTAAAAGTGTTGGGGCGACAGATGATCAATTTACAGTTAAAGTAAATCACCGTGGAATCATAAACGCATTTCTTGATCATAATTTAAGCGTTTCTAAAGATATCATTCCACAATTATTACGTCTTCTCGACAAAAGAGATAAAATTTCTTCTGAAGTTTTTCATGCAGAGTGTAAAAAACTTGAATTAGATGAAAAGAAAATTCAAAGTCTTGAAGTCTTTCTCAATTCTTCGATTGAAGAAATTATTCAAATACTCAAGGAAAACTCTCTAGATGCAGTTGAACTTAAAAAAAGAATAGATATTTTAAAAGAGCTAACCAACTCGCACTGCGTCAAATTTTCTCCTGATATAATGCGCGGATTCGATTATTACACCGGCATGGTTTTCGAAGTTTTTGATAACCATCCTGACAATAACCGTGCACTTTTTGGAGGGGGTCGTTATGACAATCTTGTTGGTGCATTTGGTGGGGATGAGTTGCCAGGAATCGGCTATGGGATGGGTGATGTGGCTATTTTAAACTTTATGGAATCTCACAATCTCACTCCGAAATTAAAAAAAGAAACCGATGTATGTGTTCTTCGTTTTTCAGAAAATGACAGACTGGATTCTCTCAAAATTGCCACTATTTTAAGAAATTATCAAATTAAAGTAGAAGCGCCTGTTGCACAGAGTAAATTTGGCAAACAAATTCAAAATGCAGAAAAATCTGGAGCAAAAGCAGTTGTATTTCGTGGCAATGATGAACTACAAAACAATTTATTTGCAGTTAAATGGCTTAATTCAGGTGAACAAGAAACTTTTGCAAATGAAAAGAAAGGTTACGAACAATTTATTCATAAATTAAAAAATATTTAA
- a CDS encoding NUDIX domain-containing protein, with translation MVKQKSFKFDVAVFIGRFQPFHKGHVNSVRIALQSAQQLIIILGSYRMSASIRGPWAAEERIAMIQSALSPAQLKKIQFICIRDRLYNEDIWKSNIINEVEKKVGSDKSIAIIGHEKDSSSYYLRLFPNWKFMETGNYMGINATDIRMNYFLRDKTVALYEHIPEGVIPYLKKFKRTEDYKILKAKFNAYESLKLHMKKEPEKTVCNAIIACGGYFLFVKRKEIFSQNLYSLPEATPKTNESYFECVARALLEETGLRISPEKLRQYYKKEGTFDYAGRNPLEKTISHTFLFELNDVPYPKVTAGKNIAKVEWVLYDDIYLNENCFYSDFFQIIQWFLRSY, from the coding sequence ATGGTAAAGCAAAAATCATTTAAATTTGATGTTGCGGTGTTTATAGGTCGTTTTCAGCCTTTTCATAAAGGACATGTAAATAGTGTGAGAATTGCTTTGCAAAGTGCACAGCAGCTTATCATTATTTTAGGTAGCTATCGGATGTCAGCATCGATACGCGGTCCTTGGGCAGCCGAAGAACGCATTGCAATGATTCAATCTGCTCTTTCCCCTGCACAATTAAAGAAAATTCAGTTTATCTGTATACGGGACAGGCTTTATAATGAAGATATTTGGAAAAGTAATATTATTAATGAAGTTGAAAAAAAGGTTGGATCTGATAAATCAATTGCAATAATTGGTCACGAGAAAGATTCTTCATCGTATTATTTACGCCTTTTTCCAAATTGGAAATTTATGGAAACAGGAAATTATATGGGAATCAATGCCACAGATATTCGCATGAATTATTTTTTAAGAGATAAAACTGTAGCATTATATGAGCATATTCCTGAAGGAGTTATACCTTATTTAAAAAAATTTAAAAGAACTGAAGACTATAAAATATTAAAAGCCAAATTTAATGCTTATGAATCATTAAAGTTACATATGAAAAAAGAACCTGAAAAAACAGTTTGTAATGCAATTATAGCTTGTGGAGGTTATTTTTTATTTGTTAAAAGAAAAGAAATATTTTCACAAAATTTATATTCTCTGCCAGAGGCCACACCCAAAACAAATGAATCTTATTTTGAGTGTGTTGCTCGTGCTTTATTGGAAGAAACGGGACTTCGTATTTCTCCAGAAAAATTAAGGCAATATTATAAAAAAGAAGGAACTTTTGATTATGCCGGAAGAAATCCTTTAGAAAAAACGATTTCACATACATTTCTTTTCGAATTAAATGACGTACCGTACCCTAAGGTAACGGCAGGAAAAAATATTGCTAAAGTTGAATGGGTTTTGTATGATGATATTTATTTAAATGAGAATTGCTTTTACTCGGATTTCTTTCAAATCATTCAATGGTTTCTGCGAAGTTATTAA
- a CDS encoding FKBP-type peptidyl-prolyl cis-trans isomerase, giving the protein MKIASTKKWALVAALACSPLISLAANATTPIPQTAKKSTVTFKNDEEKAGYIIGHQFSSSINGSDFKIDKKALLKAFDEGLNGKKSELTEKESQEFMQKYLTEQQKLIGDKNQKAGEEFLNKNKKEKGIVTLPSGLQYKIVSEGKGGKPKITDTVTVNYEGTLINGKVFDSSYERGQPATFPVNGVIKGWTEALQLMPEGSTWMLYIPASLAYGAQSPSPNIGPNSTLVFKVNLVSIAKPAAQAPANENVKK; this is encoded by the coding sequence ATGAAGATTGCTTCAACAAAAAAATGGGCACTTGTTGCAGCCCTCGCATGTTCCCCTTTGATCTCGCTTGCAGCAAATGCAACGACACCCATCCCTCAAACTGCAAAGAAAAGTACAGTGACCTTCAAAAACGACGAAGAAAAAGCAGGATATATTATAGGCCATCAATTTTCATCTAGCATCAATGGCTCTGATTTTAAAATTGACAAAAAAGCATTGCTCAAGGCTTTTGATGAAGGTTTAAATGGTAAGAAATCTGAGTTGACTGAAAAAGAATCTCAAGAATTCATGCAAAAATATTTAACTGAACAACAAAAACTTATTGGTGATAAAAACCAAAAAGCAGGCGAAGAATTCTTAAATAAGAATAAGAAAGAAAAAGGCATCGTAACTCTTCCGAGTGGTCTTCAATACAAGATCGTTTCTGAAGGAAAAGGTGGAAAACCAAAAATAACAGACACTGTGACTGTTAATTACGAAGGTACTTTAATCAATGGTAAGGTTTTTGATAGCTCCTATGAACGCGGTCAACCTGCAACATTCCCTGTCAACGGTGTGATCAAGGGCTGGACAGAAGCACTCCAACTTATGCCTGAAGGTTCTACTTGGATGCTTTATATTCCTGCTTCTCTAGCATATGGCGCTCAGTCTCCATCCCCAAATATTGGACCAAACTCTACACTTGTATTTAAAGTGAACCTCGTTTCTATTGCTAAACCTGCAGCACAGGCTCCAGCAAATGAAAATGTAAAAAAATAA